From a region of the Acidobacteriota bacterium genome:
- a CDS encoding dienelactone hydrolase family protein, with protein MERSEVDQRCIDLYDEFTHGTMSRRQFMERLAKLAGGATAAAALVPVLQNNYAEAGIVPEDDQRLVTETLTYEADGTTMTGYLARLKGGEKRSAVIVIHENRGLNPHIKDVARRMALEGFLAFAPDALAPVGGTPADEDRAREMIYELDPDATLARLAAAVPFLAAHPLCTGKVAVVGFCWGGGMANRLAAAGTSLDASVPYYGRQLPADEVPMISAPLCLQYAGLDTRINAGIDDYVAALQANGKIFEIHIYEGVNHAFNNDTNEARYDNEAADLAWGRTVEFLKRYLAK; from the coding sequence ATGGAGAGATCCGAAGTCGATCAGCGATGCATCGACCTCTACGACGAGTTCACCCACGGCACGATGAGCCGGCGCCAGTTCATGGAACGGCTGGCAAAGCTCGCCGGAGGTGCGACTGCGGCAGCGGCCCTGGTACCCGTCCTGCAGAACAACTATGCCGAGGCCGGGATCGTGCCCGAGGACGACCAGCGTCTGGTGACCGAGACTCTGACCTATGAGGCCGACGGCACCACGATGACGGGCTACCTGGCGCGGTTGAAGGGCGGTGAGAAACGCTCGGCGGTGATCGTCATCCACGAGAACCGCGGTCTCAACCCGCACATCAAGGATGTGGCTCGGCGGATGGCTCTGGAGGGATTCCTCGCATTCGCGCCAGATGCGTTGGCACCGGTAGGTGGCACGCCTGCCGACGAGGACAGAGCACGCGAGATGATCTACGAATTGGACCCGGACGCGACGCTTGCCCGATTGGCGGCTGCGGTGCCCTTTCTCGCCGCCCACCCGTTGTGCACCGGCAAGGTGGCCGTGGTCGGCTTCTGCTGGGGTGGCGGCATGGCCAACCGGCTGGCCGCCGCCGGGACGTCGCTCGACGCTTCAGTGCCCTACTACGGACGCCAACTTCCGGCCGACGAGGTACCGATGATCTCTGCGCCGCTGTGCCTCCAGTACGCGGGTCTGGACACACGCATCAACGCCGGGATCGACGATTACGTGGCGGCGCTGCAGGCAAACGGTAAGATCTTCGAGATCCACATCTACGAAGGCGTCAACCACGCCTTCAACAACGACACGAATGAAGCTCGCTACGACAACGAAGCGGCGGATCTCGCATGGGGCCGCACGGTCGAGTTCCTGAAGAGGTATCTGGCGAAATGA